AAATGTTCAGAAAATGTGCGCTACGGGCCACGTCCCAGCTAAGCACGTATTACGGATTGAGGCGGCTTCCGGAGTTTCTAGAACTGAAATTAGGCCAGACCTATACCCGGCAGCTCCGCCGACCTTGAACACAAATCTACGCTCAATCTCAACCACTCATCAGTCCACTGATGGTGCTGGTTTTTTGTCCAGTACCGCTCAGGCGTCTCAATGAAGTCGGTAGTAATTACATCTACTTCGGGTGCGCCTAGTCGTCTAGTTCCCCATCGTCTTCAAAAGCAGGGCCTGAGCCTGGCCTTCCGAACGTTGGCGTTTGCCGATTTGATGAGCATCGAAAATGAATAAGCGCCAATCCCAGTTTTTGTTGTCCGGCTAAACCGCAGGCAACAAAAAGGCCCGCAGTCGCGAGCCTTCTTTAACCACTCCCTTGCAGGGGAGCTTTTTAAAACTTCTTCGTTCTGTGGAGGACGAATCAATGCACCCGAAAAATACCACCGGACATAACCGGATGCAACATTTAAGCGAAACGCAACCCATAAACTTCAATGATGCATTTATGGACTGTAAGCCACCGTGTGTATCTCGAGCGCTTACTGAGTCGAGCACTTTGCTCTCATCCGGCATTGCGCTGATCACCCAGCTTAGTGCCGTGGGACCAGTTGATGAAGACGCGGCGTTCGGCATTATCTTCATAATAACTGGAGCCAAAGCCCTGCTTGATTCCACCGAAGTTGCTATCCGGCAGGCCAGCGAGCAAGGCGGTGCCCAATGACTCGCGCAACTAGTACTAATGCCTGCTTGGGCAATGCTGCCGCAACGATGGAAGCGACGGGGCAGTTTGTGTGGGCTGTCGGCAGCTTGCTTCAGCGTTTGGCCGACTCCGGCGACGAGGAGGGAATCATGTCCCAGTCTGTAATCGCTGGCTTGGGGCATGGCCTCAGACTCGTTAGCGTTCGCCTTCAGGAAGATGCAGAGCATTACCTTGAGCGCGCTCAAAGCGCCGCCAAACCCGCGACACAAAACGCTGAATCCGAAAACGTGTCGGCAAACGCGGCGGTGGCGAAATGAATCGTGCCCGAGAACTGTGCAATAAAATTGAAGCACGTCTTCGTGTAATTCGCGGACTCGCTGACATCCTGATGGAAAACGATGTTTTCAAAACTGGCGCCGCTGGTGATGGCCCTGCTCAGCTTGAGGCTGATCATGAGCTGATCGTCCACGGAGCGGTTCACCTCTTATCGGATCAAGCGCAAGACGAGATGATCGAGCTGATGGACGCGATGGAGGTGCCGGTATGAAGGCTTCAATCCCCAAATCGAAGCGTCCGGTTCCAAGCTCACCTTTGCGCCTGTATGGCTCGTTTAACACGGGCGCGCAGAATAAATACGGGCTTGATGTGGTTGAAGAATTTCTGCGGCGTGCAGAGCTAACTGTCGACCCTCAGCAGAAACTAATGCAGGCGCAGCGGGTAATTGGTGCGCTGATGGCGCTGCATGCATTCGACGCCCCCAAAATCAGCGACACGGAACTTCACCGCGCAGTGTTTGCTCGTCTTTCGGTCCTTACCGGCGAGACGCCTGACGCGCTCGTCATCATGGCAGGGGTGGCGATATGAACCTGATCACCTCCAACGCCTTGACCATGTCGTCGCAGGAAATCGCCGACCTTGTCGAGGCTCGCCACGACAGCGTGAAGCGAACTATCGAGCGGCTGGCAGAGAAGGGCACTATTCAACTCCCACCATTGGTGGAAGTTAAGAATCACCTCGGGCAGACCGTTGAGCAATACGTGTTTTCTGATGAGAAGGGGAAGCGCGACTCAATTGTGGTCGTCGCCCAGCTCTCTCCGGAGTTCACGGCAGCACTCGTTGATCGTTGGCAGGCACTCGAAGACAAAGCGTCTCGGCCAATGACCCAAGCCGAAATCACTGCCGCCAACGCAAACCACCTGGTGTCCGTCGAACGGCAACAGTTGCAGCAGCAGGCGGCAATCGAGCGCATCGAGCGCAGGGTTGAAATCATCGCAGAGCAGCGAGTTTGGGATCACTGTCCGCAAAACTGCGCCCCTCTTGGCCGCATCAAACAATCCATGAGCAAGCGTTTCGGCCTTTCCGGGCCGACGGTAGCGTTCGTACTGCAACAGTGGCCACACCTCCCGAAACAGGCGGGCATGGTCCGCAATGGACATGAAGAGGCGAAGGGAAGTCAATACGTCGTGTGGCACAAAACCGACGTGCTGGCAGCGTTCAATCGCTTTGTAAGCGAGTCGCAAATGGTTA
The nucleotide sequence above comes from Pseudomonas sp. AB6. Encoded proteins:
- a CDS encoding transcriptional regulator; translation: MASVVKVMGSQTAISKVLGCTPQNVQKMCATGHVPAKHVLRIEAASGVSRTEIRPDLYPAAPPTLNTNLRSISTTHQSTDGAGFLSSTAQASQ
- a CDS encoding Rha family transcriptional regulator — translated: MNLITSNALTMSSQEIADLVEARHDSVKRTIERLAEKGTIQLPPLVEVKNHLGQTVEQYVFSDEKGKRDSIVVVAQLSPEFTAALVDRWQALEDKASRPMTQAEITAANANHLVSVERQQLQQQAAIERIERRVEIIAEQRVWDHCPQNCAPLGRIKQSMSKRFGLSGPTVAFVLQQWPHLPKQAGMVRNGHEEAKGSQYVVWHKTDVLAAFNRFVSESQMVTATQATNPYFEGRFRLVQQAQS